DNA sequence from the Methanolobus psychrophilus R15 genome:
TCTGTCGAGCGGTCACCACCAAAATACACTTTTTGCCCTACTGTAGTGACACGATCATAACCGGCATTAGCGATCGGCTTTTCATCAGGGATAGAGACTACAGGAGCATTTACCGTGACGATCAGGGTATCGGAAGATCTCTGCCCCGCAGTATCAGTAACTGTCAGGGTCACAGTGAACTTTCCAGCTTTACTGAATACTTTGGAAACAGTCTTACCGGTAGCATCGCTCTGGATTCCGTTGGAGGAGTCAAAGTCCCAGGAATATGAGGAAATACCTTTATCGTCAGTAGATGCTCCGCCATTGAAAGTTACGGAGGAGCCAGTTGTGATGGTGACATCAGGACCTGCTTTTGCTATAGGGGCTTTGTCAGGAGCGTTCACGGTCAGAATAAGAGTATCTGACGACTTCTGACCAATCGTATCGGTTACTGTTAGTGTTACAGTGAACTTCCCGGCAGTATTGAACACTCGTGAGACAGTCTTACCGGTAGCGTCACCCTGGATGCCATTGGAGGCGTCGAAGTCCCAGGAGTAGGAAGAGATGCCTTTATCATCAGTGGATGCTCCGCCATTGAAAGTGACAGAAGATCCGGTCGTGATGGTGACATCAGGACCGGCATTGGCAACCGGAAGCTTATCAGGAATGGAAGTTGCAGGAGCAGATACGACGACAAGAACGGTGTCAGAGGACTTCTGACCGATCGTGTCAGTGACCGTCAGTGTAACAGTATAGGTTTTTACTGTATCGAACGTAGTGGAAACATACATGCCCACAGCGTCGGCCTGTATGCCGTTTGAGGCGTCAAAGTCCCATGAGTAGGAGGAAATACCCTTGTCGTCGGTGGAACGGTCCCCGCCAAAGTAGACCTTTTGTCCTACCGTAGTGACCCGATCATAACCGGCATTAGCTATCGGCTTTTCATCAGGGATATAGATTACAGGGGCATTTACAGTGACTATCAGGGTATCGGAAGATCTCTGCCCAATAGTATCCGTAACTGTAAGTGTTACAGTGAACTTTCCAGCTTTACTGAACACTTTGGAAACGGTCTTACCGGTAGCATCTTTCTGGATTCCGTTGGAGGCGTCGAAGTCCCAAGAATATGAGGATATACCTTTATCATCAGTAGATGCCCCGCCATTAAAAGTGACAGAAGATCCGGCTGTGATGGTGATATCAGGACCTGCTTTGGCAACCGGAAACTTGTCAATGGCATTTACCGTGAGGATGAGGGTATCAGAGGATCTTTGCCCGCTGGTATCGGTAACTGTGAGTGTTACAGTAAACTTCCCGGCAGTATTGAACGTACGAGAGACAGTCTTACCGGTAGCATCACTCTGGATTCCGTTGGAGGCGTCGAAGTCCCAGGAGTAGGAAGAAATACCCTTGTCGTCAGTGGATGCTCCGCCATTGAAAGTTACAGAGGAGCCTGCATTTATGGTAACATCAGCTCCAGCGTTAGCGATAGGTGGCTTGTCTGTAACAGGAGAGGTAATATATGGAGAAGCTGCAATATCTTTAACAGTATAATACTTATTCCTGCTTGTAAGTATCTGAGGGAAACCGGAATTACCCGACAGCGCGACATAATGCTGATTCGGGACAAGGTAGTCTTTATTCAATACTTTAAGATAATTGTTATCGACCAAATCAAGATTCCTGAATTTGCTATCAGCCGCCCAAAAGGCGAATGCATAGTTGACATTATCGAAGGTGTTGCCCTTGAAAACAGAGTCAAATACGCCGAACTCATCATCATAGCCCTGGATACCTGCCAGGAAAATGGCTCTTCCGTTGATATTCCTGAAAGTGTTATCGAGCACCTGCACATTATTGGAATTATATATCTCAACAGGTCTTCCGAAATCATGGAAGTAATTATTTTTTATTACAATGTTATCTGTATTGCCGTTGTGTAAATATACGCCAACATCCTTGACTCCGGTATAATCAAGTGTATAAAAGAACTCATTGTTCTCAACCAGGACATCGGTTACATTAGTGTGTATATCCAGCAGGTTGTGAGGAGCATTGGAAATGGCAGAATTCTTCACAGTTATATGTTGTGACCTTCCCGGATGATTCTGGTTCCATATGTGTATCCCATGACTACCCGTGTTCTTAACAGTAACCGAATCAATGATCATATAGTCCACGTCGTTCCAGAGAGTAATCCCATCAAGGGAAGTATCCGAAAATTCACATCTTGTTATTTTAAGGTTATTGGATAAGCTTGTCCAGTAACCATATTGATAATTCTTTACCTTTATACCTTCAATGTTAATCCAGCTGCTGGAATAGATCTTAATGCCAATACCGGTCTTATCGACACCATCCAGCGTTGGCGTTCCGCTGTAGGCTTTTACGTTTATAGGAGCTGTAGACGTCCCCTTTTTATTAAAGACCAGATGCTGATCATACCATATGCCATTCATAAGATAGATAGTATCCCCGGCTACAGCCTTTGAAGCAGCATAAGCGGGATTCTTCCAGGCGGCAGATGTTGAAAGGCCGCTGTTGGCATCATTCCCGGAGGGAGAAACATAATAGGTGGCAGCAAGCGCAGACTGGGATAAGAACAGAAGGAAGCAGACTGCGATGATCGGTAAAACAATGATGTTACGTATTCGTTTACTTTTATTCAAATAAGCACCTCGTTTTAAGGATTATGCCAATTAGCTATCGCATAACTAAGCTAATGACAGGAATATACGCATAAAAATTATGCAGTTACCAGAAACAATCCATAATATATAAATTATTCGATTTATTTATAATAGTAAATAATATTAAGGGAATAGGCAGATGATTATATTAGAGAGCAGAAATAAGTTATAATGTAGTAATCAGAGGATAAGAAACAGACATCAGTTATTAAATAGAACTCGTGGGGTTTACAAAAAATGAAAGATATCTGGAAAAATAGAATCCAGATCATGATATTTATAGTGTGCTGTGAGATATGTTATATGGTTGCTTTTGTTATTGATATATCTCTTTTCTCGGGTCTTGTGTTAACAGATGATCACTGGACCGTTTCTCCGAAATGTGCTGCCACGATAGACAGATCCTGTACGTTCACGATACCGTCCTGGTTGACATCCCAGCGCGGGAGGTCTTCAGAATAGGTGTTGCCATAGTTCTGTCCCACAAGGGTGATGTCAAGGATGTTCACAACACCATCCTGATTAACATCCCATCTCGGATGCACGTCAAGGATCATAATGGTGTGTGTCTGGCTTACCTGGCTGTTCCCGTCGCTTACGGTGACACCTATTGAGTGTGTGCCTGCGCAGGAGTAGTCAGTGACCCATTGGTAGCCCGCAGAGCTGCTCACCTGGACGCCGTTGATGGTCAGTGAATAGCTGAGTGGCTCTCCCTCCGGGTCTTCTGCGACCACGCTTATGTCAATTACCTGGCCCTCCTCGAACTCAGAGCCTGAAGCCGGCTCAAAGAGAGTGATCACCGGTGCACTGTTCAGACTTGTGACGGTGATGGCTGCAGTGGCGATGTCATTGAGGTAGCCGTCAGTGGCTTCGAATCCCATGGTGTATGTGCCTGCCTGGCCTCTTGCCGGAGTCCAACTGAAGGTCCCGGATGCAGCATTGAATGTGGCACCCTGTGGCAGGGATGTACCGGAGTAGGTCAGCGTGTCACCATCCGCGTCGGTTGCACTCACTGCAAATGTGAGGGCAGACTCTTCCTCTACAGACATCGCAGGGATGGCATTGAACACAGGCGCAGTGTCCACCAGTATAGAAGCATAGGTGATATCGTACGGTGCAGGATTAGAGTATGCATCGCTGAGCACTACATTGGAGAGTGTCAGCTCAAGCATCCCGCTGGATGCACCCGCGACCATATCCACCGTGGCCATGCTGCCAGGCGTTGAAACTGTCCCGGAACCCACAATGGCAGAGTATACGTTCCTCAGTACTCCTGCGGAATTATCTATGGTACCGCTCTGGAAGGTGTTGCTCAGGCCGCCCATCTTGAAGAGCCCTCCATCCCTGACCGATGTAACTGAAGCAAGCGTGCTGTAGTGCATGTTTAACTGCGCCCCGGTCACGGGCTGCTTCGGATCGATGTACACATCAAGCGAGAATGTCTCACCCGGCGCCACCACGCCTGCTGATGGCACTACACTGATAGCCGAATACTCAGACCCCGTAACTACTACGTTCCATGTTCTGGTAGTTGTGCCAAGGTCCGTGGTTCCTTCAAAGCTCACAGTGAACGATCCGGATGCGTCCCAGTTCTGTGTATAGCTAGTTGTATCACTTGCGACTGCAGCTCCATTGAAGTACCACTGTGTACTTGTGAACTGCTCGTCGGTGTTCACGATGAAGTTGGTGGACTCACCGATACTGGCTGTAAAGGAGGTTGCGGAGGGAATGTAGGAGGTGCCTGAACCGGAGGATTCCGGAGCCTTTGGCCCTTCAGGAACCTGCGATTTCTCGGATATGGACCAGCTCTGCATTACAGCGCCGTTGCCATTTGCTCCCTCGAAGTTTATGGTGTGAGATCCTTCCAGGATACTCCAGTCATATTCCAGTAAGCCTGAGGATACCTGAACACCGTCGACATACCAATTCATGTTAGTTAGCACCTCATCCGTCCATACCCTGAACTTCTTTGTGCTGCCTGGCACGAATGGATTATCTTCGCTCGGGGCAAAGCCTATGATACTGGGACCGCTAGTGCTGTTGTTTGGGATGATGGCTGTGATGGTATAGGTAGGGATATTAGGATTCTCACGGTACCATGTAGGGTCTGGGGAGATGCCAGTGAGGGATACTGACTGTCCACTCGGAGCATTGGCAGTGAGAGTGTAGGTCAGCGACTCCTTTTTCAGATTGCCAGCATCGCTTGTCAACACATAGTCTATCAGGACTACGGAGTTCTTTGGATTGCCAGAGTTTGGCAGGGCTGTGCGTCCATTGGAATCTGTAAATGCTGTGCCGAGTGGCAGTGCATTGTACCATCGAGTATGGACGCCACCGCTATATTGCTCGTATGAAGCATGATTTACACCATAATTAGTTACGCCACCTTGACCCGGACCATAAGCATCAATAATGTAATCTCGATATTGAAGGAGGCTTTCTGCAGGAAGCAAAGCATTTGATGAATGAATGAGTATTTCTGCATTATTAATAGGGCCTTCTGTTGCTCCTTCTATAAGCAGATCAGAATAATATTTTGTTTGTACAGATGCATTATCTGTTGCAACATTCAAGTTCCCCTCTAGATACTTACAATTAAGCAAAGCCAGCGTGGAGGGTTCAGTATCATCCCTGTAATCAACAAAGTATTCAAACTTATATGCCTTCTTAGCAGAAATGCTAACTTCAGTGAGATCACTATCCTTAAAAGTTGTTGCGTTTTGTATCCAGTGTCCTCCTATTACTTTCAAATCTACTTTTGTAGTTGGATTTACGAAGGAGATATTTTCAATAGTAAATCTGGTCAAATCCATCCGAGGCGCAATCCATATTCCTTTTTCTCCTTTGGACTGGATTTTTTTATTGTTGTGATTTACATACGCTCCTCTGAGAGTGTAATCTCCATAATCCACCGAACTGTGATTGTGGAACACAGTGTTTTTTATAATTACTTCATAAGGAGCATCAAGAAATAAATTACAGGTATTATCAATTATGGAATCCTCAACTATGAATCTTCCACGATAATCATAGACACCATTATTTCTCTCAGTTCCTGTCTGTTCTACTACATTTCTAATGTTATCAGGATCAAATATGTTTTGAGATACAGAACTTGCAAAATTCCATATCATTGGATTATCAGTTGCGGTGATGGTAGAGTTGATAATCTTTAGTGTTGCACCTACTTTAGGGTTAATGCTGAGAGAACCACTTGAAGTATCCATTATTAATTTTTCATTGTTAATAACAAGCCCGCTACCATCAGACAATGTAAGATTGGTCTTCAAAATAGCTGTTTTTGTCTCTTTATCGTAGCTTATTATAGCATTGTTATTAATAGTCTGAGATATTTGATCAAGAGTTACATTATTACCAGATACACGAATTCCAGTATCGTCTACTGGATCATACCTGCCTGAAGACAACGATCCAATATACCACCATTTTGCATAAGTGCCATATTCTATGATTGTTTCAGGATACAAGTACTTATTTTCGTAAACCTGTATGCAATCCATTTCAAGAATTCCATTAGCAGCCAATTCTAGCCTCGTAGCATTATTGAATGCATCTTCAAAATTTGCATATGCATAAGGTAACATCACACCATTATCCCATGCACTCCACCAGTCGTCCTCAGTTCTGATTATAGTAATTTCACGCCACTCATCACCTATCCACCAGTGACTGCCTGGTGCTTGTCCAAGCCATCTTCTAGAAATTGGTATATATGCAGTATCTCCCCAATCTCTTCCTTCAAAACCGATGCGGTGGCTTACTATTGAGAAATAATCATGGAATTCATTAGCAGTCCATTCTAAAGTCCATCGCGGTGCTAAAGGTGCTCCACCATTGTAACGGGGTTCCTTTTCACCCCATACCCGGAAATATGCTATTTGAAGTATACCAGGATTGCGTACTTTGAATTTGAAAGTACCATAATTGATGTCAAATTTTGAAACTAGTAACATGCCAGAACTTGTAGAACTACCGGTATAATAACCATTTTCAATAAGGTTTTCTGACCTTGAATAACTTGGGAACTCCCTGCCCCATGGATCAGACACGTAACCTGTTCTCCAACTGCTATTCCGGTCAATGAAATAATCAATATAATCAGGGGCGTATTCATTAGGGAGAGTCGATATCAACCATTCCCTTATTAGCTTAGTCCCATTATTGTAAGTCGCAACCGTCCTAATCTCCCATAGACAGTTAGAAGGCTGAGAGAAGTCACTTTCCGGCACAGTAAAACTGAAAGATTCTGTAGTACTGGACTGCTTTTCCTTATTTACATGCCATACGTAATTAGCAATTTCTTCTTTGTTTGGCGGTAAGATGGAAAATTGAATAGTGTCACCACTTTCGACTAAAAAAGAATAATCATCATTACCAGTTTTGGTATTGTGGACAATATCAATGTCCCGGTTGCGGGTGTTTATTTGCATATATGGAGTGTTTGAAGAAGCTCTTGAGGAGCTATAAGTATAAGCACCTCCCCAACTAGGCTTTACAAGGAAAGAATAATACCCAGGCTCATTAATTACCGAACTTACATCAAAAGCATGCCAGCTACCAGCCGAACCTGATGGAATCTCAGTTATTTTTGCATTAATGTTCTCTTTTATGGGCCTTCCATAATCCCATGTTATCTCGTTTGCATTCCAGTCAGGTGAAGTCCTTGATATTTCTGCATTTACGCCACTCACTTTATCGATCATATACAAATAGATCATAGCTGAATCAGTGTACTCAGGCACATAAAAATTAAGGTATACGTATTGGTTTTGAGTAGAAGACCATCGAGCTTTCAAAACAGACTCTTCTTCAAAGCTTTGTGTTGGATATAAGCTGTTAATATAGGTATCATTAACAGGTATGATTGTCAAAGATGTCGCTCCTGCCAATTGAGAAATAAATAAACACAAACAGAGCACAAAGAATTGCTTTTTCCAAGATTTAAGAGACATATTTACCTCAAATTGTAAAGTGCTATTGAAGATAGATCACAAATTAGTATTCTATTAGTGCTCAGAAAGTATGGACATAGATATAAAAAGCATGAACATGCTATTAGCGACCAAAAACAGAGGATTATAAAAATATATATCTGGCTCGTAGAAATTCTCAATATTCAAGTAATCAGTCGGGACAACAATACTTTAAACCTGAGTTCCCAAAGTTTAAACGCATATCAGCAGGAGACGTAAATAGAATATGCCAGCGTGGGGTGATTTTAGCTTCTTGCCAAACCGAATAGTGTGCTAACTTATAAGCGCATAATTCGACATCATTATACGTTTATGTGCCTAATAATGAGGAAGTCAGGTTTAAATGTACTTCCACATCTTGATGATAATTGCTATTTTTAGCCCTATATTGCCGATTTTGACAGGTGTTCTACAGAGCCACAAAATAATAGGTAAAGGTAACTTTACATAATGTTGGAGACTTCCCTTTATACTATCTTTTTTAAACGAAATATTTTATTAAACGCTTTTATATCATAAGAGTCGATCCATCCCGTATAATAAAGGATGCCTACATATAATGGAACAGAGAAAGGACAAAGGACTAACATATTATATTGCCCTAGTCCGAATAGAAATACTGATACAGAAAATGCACCGAATAAAGGATAACTTAATTCGCGAGTGAGAGGTACATTAATTACATTTTTGTATATCCAATATATTCCGAAGACCATTACAATCATTTCTGTTAACAAAGTAGCAATGGCAGCACCATTATAACTATAATGGGGAATCAAACTCGCATTCATAATAACATTTAAAAAAGCTGCAAAAGCTGAAATCTTGGCAATCATCTTCTGGTTATTACTCGATATATAAGTGAAACTCAAAAGAATATTAATAAACATCACGGCTGTGGCCCAAATAAGTATTCTTAATACAGTTACCGAGTTATTGTACTCAGTACCATACATGAAGGAGATAATCCATTCAGCAAATGTTGTGGCAAGGACAGCTAAAAAAAGACCGGAAGCTAGCAGATATTTAAAGGATCTGATATAAGATTGAGTAAAATTAGTGTGTGAAGACTTGTAATATTGCGACATTAAAGGAAAAACAGAAGTCATAAATACTGAGGGAACAAATACTAAAGCTTCTGTCAGCCTGTATGCTGCACTGTAGTAACCTACTGCTATGTTTGATTTCATGAACTGTAACATCACGACATCAATACGGAAATAAATCATTGTAAAAACTGATGCTACCGCTATAGGTAATGCTTCTAACATTATGTTTTTTAGTAGCGCAGTGTTTAATTTAAAAGATGGAACTACAAATCTCTTTGAAAATAAATACATAAGCAGATTATGGATCAAATCTGAAACAATAGATGCAAGTACAAAATAGCCAAGCGACTGATTGTAATAGATTCCAGCATAAACAGCTATCAAAAAGAATATTCGACTGGCAATGCTAAAGAAAACAGAATACTCCATCTTTAATTTTGTTTCATAGATGACACCATATGCACTAACACTAGTGATTAAAAGCCCTAAACTTGCAATATAAAGAGTACTTTCAATATGGCTAGGATAATCCAA
Encoded proteins:
- a CDS encoding polysaccharide biosynthesis protein — encoded protein: MSTILKIARNSGYLLFGRVATKIISFLILLYIARYLGPEEFGTFSFAFAFIYFFGFIPDMGVHNVLVREISKKPEDASILIGNATILKVILSFVAFVLSLSTIYFLDYPSHIESTLYIASLGLLITSVSAYGVIYETKLKMEYSVFFSIASRIFFLIAVYAGIYYNQSLGYFVLASIVSDLIHNLLMYLFSKRFVVPSFKLNTALLKNIMLEALPIAVASVFTMIYFRIDVVMLQFMKSNIAVGYYSAAYRLTEALVFVPSVFMTSVFPLMSQYYKSSHTNFTQSYIRSFKYLLASGLFLAVLATTFAEWIISFMYGTEYNNSVTVLRILIWATAVMFINILLSFTYISSNNQKMIAKISAFAAFLNVIMNASLIPHYSYNGAAIATLLTEMIVMVFGIYWIYKNVINVPLTRELSYPLFGAFSVSVFLFGLGQYNMLVLCPFSVPLYVGILYYTGWIDSYDIKAFNKIFRLKKIV
- a CDS encoding putative secreted protein — encoded protein: MNKSKRIRNIIVLPIIAVCFLLFLSQSALAATYYVSPSGNDANSGLSTSAAWKNPAYAASKAVAGDTIYLMNGIWYDQHLVFNKKGTSTAPINVKAYSGTPTLDGVDKTGIGIKIYSSSWINIEGIKVKNYQYGYWTSLSNNLKITRCEFSDTSLDGITLWNDVDYMIIDSVTVKNTGSHGIHIWNQNHPGRSQHITVKNSAISNAPHNLLDIHTNVTDVLVENNEFFYTLDYTGVKDVGVYLHNGNTDNIVIKNNYFHDFGRPVEIYNSNNVQVLDNTFRNINGRAIFLAGIQGYDDEFGVFDSVFKGNTFDNVNYAFAFWAADSKFRNLDLVDNNYLKVLNKDYLVPNQHYVALSGNSGFPQILTSRNKYYTVKDIAASPYITSPVTDKPPIANAGADVTINAGSSVTFNGGASTDDKGISSYSWDFDASNGIQSDATGKTVSRTFNTAGKFTVTLTVTDTSGQRSSDTLILTVNAIDKFPVAKAGPDITITAGSSVTFNGGASTDDKGISSYSWDFDASNGIQKDATGKTVSKVFSKAGKFTVTLTVTDTIGQRSSDTLIVTVNAPVIYIPDEKPIANAGYDRVTTVGQKVYFGGDRSTDDKGISSYSWDFDASNGIQADAVGMYVSTTFDTVKTYTVTLTVTDTIGQKSSDTVLVVVSAPATSIPDKLPVANAGPDVTITTGSSVTFNGGASTDDKGISSYSWDFDASNGIQGDATGKTVSRVFNTAGKFTVTLTVTDTIGQKSSDTLILTVNAPDKAPIAKAGPDVTITTGSSVTFNGGASTDDKGISSYSWDFDSSNGIQSDATGKTVSKVFSKAGKFTVTLTVTDTAGQRSSDTLIVTVNAPVVSIPDEKPIANAGYDRVTTVGQKVYFGGDRSTDDKGISSYSWDFDASNGIQADAVGMYVSTMFYTAKTYTVTLTVTDTIGQSSSHTVTVQVNPVNTDVPGSVRTS